One region of Marivirga arenosa genomic DNA includes:
- a CDS encoding RagB/SusD family nutrient uptake outer membrane protein: MKNIKLLLLGLSVVAFSCTDLEVEELDSVVVDSPSGDFSGVDPAANLTNAYVATANSLGSQDNTYALMEVSSDAQLVPTRGTDWGDNGVWRTLHQHTWDATHQFVLNGWNNQNSNVFTLNQIIAPESNASPQQLAEAKFLRALNVMLILDLWGQVPFRAANDGPDVLPDVLSREEAVALIEEDLSNTTIENLPDIGPGNDAEILRASKASAHFLRAKFYLNKHIFLGNPSGSAPDNADMDRVIEAVDAVTAAGFSLEEDYFEIFDPAPDNESIFTLERDAGGRIWNGLHYNHNEFEGNAGGGWNGFCTTAEFYAMFEGPESNAEGSGQELRRGYVPEDSLGFGFLVGQQYDFSGDPLTTRNGDPLVFSAELPGLAGNGEATGIRMLKYHPSNGGAFPNRQILFRYADAVLMKAEAELWKGNTGTALQIVNDLREVREASPLTSLDADEMLAERGRELYIEFWRRQDQIRFGTFTDTWSYKDNTEEFRVLFPIPNLAISTNPNLQQNPGY, encoded by the coding sequence ATGAAGAATATAAAATTATTATTATTAGGTTTATCAGTAGTGGCGTTTAGCTGTACTGATTTAGAAGTTGAGGAATTAGATTCCGTTGTAGTGGATTCACCTTCTGGAGACTTTAGTGGGGTTGATCCAGCGGCTAACTTAACAAATGCATATGTTGCCACAGCTAACTCATTAGGTAGCCAAGATAACACATATGCTTTAATGGAAGTGTCTTCTGATGCTCAATTAGTTCCTACTAGAGGTACTGACTGGGGAGATAATGGTGTTTGGAGAACATTGCACCAACACACATGGGATGCTACTCACCAATTTGTATTAAATGGATGGAATAATCAGAATTCAAATGTATTTACATTAAACCAGATTATTGCACCTGAATCAAATGCAAGTCCTCAGCAATTAGCGGAAGCTAAGTTTTTAAGAGCTTTAAATGTGATGTTGATTTTAGATTTATGGGGTCAGGTTCCATTTAGAGCAGCAAATGATGGTCCAGATGTACTACCTGATGTATTAAGTAGAGAAGAAGCAGTAGCTTTAATTGAAGAAGATTTAAGTAATACTACTATTGAAAATCTACCAGATATTGGTCCTGGTAATGATGCGGAAATTTTGAGAGCATCTAAAGCATCTGCTCATTTTCTTAGAGCTAAGTTTTATTTAAACAAGCATATCTTTTTAGGAAACCCGTCTGGTTCTGCACCTGATAATGCAGATATGGATAGAGTAATTGAAGCTGTTGATGCTGTAACTGCAGCAGGTTTCTCACTAGAAGAAGATTATTTCGAAATCTTTGATCCAGCTCCAGATAATGAGTCAATTTTCACATTAGAAAGAGATGCTGGTGGTAGAATCTGGAATGGTTTGCATTATAACCATAACGAATTCGAAGGTAACGCTGGTGGTGGATGGAATGGATTCTGTACTACTGCTGAATTCTATGCTATGTTTGAAGGACCTGAAAGTAATGCTGAAGGTTCTGGTCAAGAGTTGAGAAGAGGATATGTTCCAGAAGATAGCTTAGGTTTTGGTTTCTTAGTAGGTCAACAGTATGACTTTTCTGGAGATCCATTAACTACTAGAAATGGTGATCCTTTAGTATTCTCTGCTGAATTGCCAGGTCTTGCTGGTAATGGTGAAGCTACTGGTATTAGAATGTTGAAATATCACCCATCGAATGGTGGAGCATTCCCTAATCGTCAGATTTTATTTAGATACGCTGATGCAGTATTAATGAAGGCTGAAGCTGAATTGTGGAAAGGTAATACTGGTACTGCTCTTCAAATTGTAAATGATCTCCGAGAAGTAAGAGAAGCTTCTCCATTAACAAGCTTAGATGCTGATGAAATGTTAGCAGAAAGAGGTAGAGAGCTTTACATAGAGTTCTGGAGAAGACAAGATCAAATCAGATTCGGAACCTTTACGGATACTTGGTCTTACAAAGACAATACTGAAGAATTTAGAGTATTATTCCCAATACCTAATTTAGCAATCAGTACTAACCCGAATTTACAGCAAAATCCAGGTTATTAA
- a CDS encoding VCBS repeat-containing protein has translation MIRFIKSSKLHTVLSLLFLVFISSCSNSDDSYFELLDSNQTGLNFENNLEQTTEFSFFDYMYFYNGGGVAAADFNNDNLVDVFFTSNMGENKLFLNQGNFKFKDVSDRAGIKGEGYWSTGASVVDINQDGLLDIYVNVVGDHEVLKGTNQLFICKKIENGIPVFEDEAIAYDLDFAGFGTQAAFADFDKDGDLDLFQLNHSIHQNGTFGKRTDFKGEISDVAGDKYFRNDNGKFVNATRESGINSSVIGYGLGVVVGDVNNDGYPDIYVGNDFHENDYLYINQGNGTFKESLTEQINHTSRFSMGVDMADINNDSYNDIISLDMLPYDPQILKSSLGEDAFDVYRFKKTFGYNDQFARNNLQLNNQNGTFSEIALYADVYASDWSWAPLFMDFDNNGDKDLFISNGIPRRMNDIDYMNFMNSNEDQRMKTQMGMVDKEDLQIVEKMPKIKLPNRFYSNNADLTFNDISESVTNNKSSYSNGAVYADLDNDGDLDIIVNNLEDKPFIYKNNSIEKGISGTYLQLQLTGYKGNINAIGSRVIVRLKNGKTLSYEYYPVKGFQSSVLDDFHIAIGDSTQLNKIQLIWPNGKSQDISTLKMNSLHQISYSDELGSYDFSTLRKSNYNYRAVEIQDSLGIDIVHEENQLVEFIREPLMPHMVSTEGPALAVADINGDGLEDFFFGSSKRVPSQIWIQQESGQFIKSDQHFIQNDSVFEDVDAVFADVDNDGDQDLLIASGGNEYKANSEYTAQRLYLNDGSGVFSEKYTFEGSNMTASTVIVGDYNDDGFQDVFFGGRAVPYGYGLNPGSKLYFNNQDATFSLVNDDSAPFLNSLGMLTDATSADVNGDGKLDIVLAIEWEPIQVMFNLGNGFELKSISSESGWWNTVMAEDFNRDGTLDIIAGNVGENSRFKPSKEEPVNLYLKDFDGNGQNDPILTYFLKGKEIPFANHAELLKQLPYLKKEWKYAQDFSRASLEGIFGSDQLESAKKLSANDFSSYLYLNKGNKGFEAKKLPMELQISTLNAVEIVSKGKSTKPELLGAGNFYENNIEMGKYDAQYGTVFSFQDSTFTIKSVRDLKLDSQVRNIKSIKIKGKTLLLVASNNSEFKLIELTTDN, from the coding sequence ATGATTAGATTTATCAAAAGTTCAAAATTACATACTGTACTATCACTACTCTTTTTAGTTTTTATATCATCTTGTTCCAATTCAGATGATTCCTATTTTGAGTTATTGGATTCTAATCAAACAGGATTAAACTTTGAAAATAATCTAGAGCAAACTACTGAGTTTTCTTTTTTTGATTATATGTATTTCTACAATGGTGGGGGTGTTGCAGCAGCTGATTTTAATAACGATAATTTAGTAGATGTATTTTTCACCTCTAATATGGGTGAGAATAAGTTATTCTTAAACCAAGGCAATTTTAAATTTAAGGATGTCAGTGATCGAGCTGGAATTAAAGGAGAGGGATATTGGTCGACAGGAGCTTCTGTGGTTGATATTAACCAAGATGGATTGTTAGACATTTATGTAAATGTAGTAGGTGATCATGAAGTATTAAAAGGAACCAATCAATTATTTATATGTAAGAAAATTGAAAATGGTATTCCTGTTTTTGAAGATGAGGCTATTGCTTATGATTTAGATTTTGCAGGATTTGGTACACAAGCAGCATTTGCCGACTTTGACAAAGATGGTGATTTAGACCTCTTCCAGTTGAATCACAGTATTCATCAAAATGGTACTTTCGGCAAAAGGACTGACTTTAAAGGTGAAATTAGCGATGTAGCAGGAGATAAGTATTTTAGAAATGACAATGGGAAATTTGTAAATGCAACTCGAGAAAGTGGTATTAATAGTTCAGTAATTGGTTATGGATTAGGAGTTGTAGTGGGAGATGTTAATAATGATGGCTATCCTGATATCTACGTTGGGAACGACTTCCATGAAAATGATTATCTCTACATTAACCAAGGAAATGGAACATTCAAGGAAAGCTTAACTGAACAAATAAATCATACAAGTAGATTTTCAATGGGAGTAGACATGGCTGATATTAATAATGACTCCTACAATGACATCATTTCTTTAGACATGCTTCCTTATGATCCTCAAATCCTGAAAAGTAGTTTAGGAGAAGACGCTTTTGATGTATATAGATTCAAAAAGACCTTTGGCTATAATGATCAATTTGCTAGAAATAATCTCCAATTGAATAATCAAAATGGAACATTCAGTGAAATCGCATTATACGCGGATGTTTATGCAAGTGATTGGTCTTGGGCTCCCTTATTTATGGATTTTGATAATAATGGGGATAAGGATCTTTTCATTTCTAACGGTATTCCTAGAAGAATGAATGATATTGATTATATGAATTTCATGAATTCAAATGAGGATCAAAGGATGAAAACACAAATGGGAATGGTGGATAAGGAAGATCTTCAGATTGTAGAGAAAATGCCTAAAATCAAGCTTCCTAATCGATTTTATTCTAATAATGCTGATTTAACATTTAATGATATCAGTGAATCAGTAACAAATAATAAATCATCTTATTCAAATGGAGCGGTTTATGCTGATTTAGATAATGATGGCGATTTAGATATTATTGTCAATAATTTAGAAGATAAACCCTTTATTTATAAGAATAACAGTATTGAAAAAGGGATTAGTGGAACTTATTTGCAGCTGCAATTAACTGGCTATAAAGGTAATATTAATGCAATTGGAAGTAGGGTTATAGTTAGATTAAAAAATGGCAAAACATTGAGCTATGAGTACTATCCGGTAAAAGGTTTTCAAAGTTCAGTACTGGATGATTTTCATATAGCAATAGGAGATAGTACTCAGCTCAATAAGATTCAACTGATCTGGCCAAATGGTAAATCTCAAGACATTAGTACCTTAAAAATGAACAGCTTACATCAGATATCCTATTCTGATGAGCTAGGTTCCTATGATTTTTCTACGCTCAGAAAATCAAATTATAATTATAGAGCTGTAGAAATACAGGATTCATTAGGGATTGATATAGTTCATGAAGAAAATCAATTAGTTGAATTTATCAGAGAACCCTTAATGCCTCATATGGTTTCTACAGAAGGCCCTGCTTTAGCGGTTGCCGATATAAATGGTGATGGTTTAGAGGATTTTTTCTTTGGATCATCGAAGCGAGTGCCTAGTCAAATTTGGATTCAACAAGAATCAGGACAATTCATTAAATCAGATCAGCATTTCATTCAAAATGATAGTGTATTTGAAGATGTTGATGCAGTTTTTGCAGATGTTGATAATGATGGAGATCAGGATCTACTAATAGCCTCTGGTGGGAACGAATACAAAGCCAATTCAGAATATACTGCTCAAAGACTTTATTTAAATGATGGTTCAGGGGTATTCTCTGAAAAATATACTTTTGAAGGAAGTAATATGACAGCTTCTACAGTTATTGTGGGTGATTATAATGATGATGGATTTCAAGATGTGTTTTTTGGAGGGAGAGCTGTTCCTTATGGATATGGCTTGAATCCAGGTTCTAAACTCTATTTTAATAATCAAGATGCAACATTTAGCTTGGTAAATGATGATTCTGCTCCCTTTTTAAACAGCCTTGGAATGCTAACAGATGCAACATCAGCTGATGTTAATGGTGATGGTAAACTGGATATAGTTTTAGCAATAGAATGGGAGCCTATTCAAGTGATGTTCAATTTAGGGAATGGATTTGAATTGAAATCCATAAGTTCAGAAAGTGGATGGTGGAATACAGTAATGGCTGAAGATTTTAACAGAGATGGTACTCTAGATATTATAGCAGGAAATGTAGGTGAAAATTCAAGGTTTAAGCCAAGCAAGGAAGAGCCTGTTAATTTATATTTAAAAGATTTTGATGGGAATGGACAAAATGATCCTATTTTGACTTATTTCTTAAAAGGAAAAGAAATCCCCTTTGCTAATCATGCTGAATTATTGAAACAATTGCCTTATTTGAAAAAAGAATGGAAATATGCACAGGATTTTTCAAGGGCCAGTCTTGAAGGCATATTTGGAAGTGATCAGTTAGAATCTGCTAAAAAGCTTTCAGCTAATGACTTTTCAAGTTATTTATATTTAAATAAAGGAAATAAAGGTTTTGAAGCTAAAAAGTTACCAATGGAACTTCAGATTTCTACTTTGAATGCAGTAGAGATAGTCAGTAAAGGAAAATCCACAAAGCCGGAACTATTAGGTGCTGGTAATTTTTATGAGAATAACATTGAAATGGGAAAGTATGATGCTCAGTATGGTACTGTATTTTCATTTCAGGATTCTACTTTTACTATTAAAAGTGTCAGAGATTTGAAACTTGATAGTCAGGTGAGAAACATCAAGTCGATAAAAATTAAGGGTAAGACCTTGCTACTTGTGGCATCAAACAATAGTGAATTTAAATTAATAGAATTAACAACTGATAATTAA
- a CDS encoding vanadium-dependent haloperoxidase produces the protein MKRIFLIFLISAGIIFSCSEKPHQKTKVEAADLHSLMQKVTDITVHDIFSPPVASRVYVYPSIVTYEVLATNDSSYKSLGGQLNGLTPIPNYTNEEVNIDIASIYANYLTSKMLIFSEDMLEEWLAEWKLKLKERGLTEAEWEASIAYGKLVHEHIKAWANEDNYKETRTMAKHPLSDKPNHWEPTPPAYMAAIEPHWNKIRTFVLDSADQFVPQPPYQFSMEKGSPFYKEIMEVYEVVKNANSEEKEIASFWDCNPYVMNVTGHVMFATKKITPGGHWMGITKIAAKAHDSDLMESSYAYAKTTIALADAFIACWDEKYRSNLIRPETIINRRIDEDWTPTLQTPPFPEYTSGHSVISTAAANALTDVYGDNFHFVDSTEQKYGLPSREFDSFMEASREAAMSRLYGGIHYRKAIEEGIWQGQQVAQEIRKKITFRENNSIAIK, from the coding sequence ATGAAGCGTATATTTTTAATCTTTCTTATTTCGGCAGGAATAATTTTTTCATGCTCTGAAAAGCCTCATCAAAAAACAAAGGTAGAGGCTGCAGACTTGCATTCCCTGATGCAAAAAGTAACAGATATTACTGTTCACGACATTTTTTCACCTCCTGTAGCGAGCAGAGTATATGTTTATCCTTCGATAGTTACCTATGAAGTTTTGGCTACTAATGATTCAAGCTATAAATCTTTAGGGGGTCAGCTTAATGGTTTAACTCCTATTCCAAATTATACCAATGAGGAGGTTAATATTGATATTGCCAGTATATATGCTAATTATTTAACCTCAAAAATGCTGATTTTTTCCGAGGATATGTTAGAAGAATGGTTAGCAGAGTGGAAGTTGAAACTTAAAGAAAGGGGATTGACAGAAGCGGAATGGGAAGCGTCAATTGCTTACGGTAAGCTAGTTCACGAGCACATAAAGGCTTGGGCTAATGAAGATAATTATAAAGAAACTAGAACAATGGCTAAACATCCCTTAAGTGATAAGCCAAATCATTGGGAGCCTACACCGCCTGCTTATATGGCTGCTATTGAACCGCATTGGAATAAAATTAGGACATTCGTTTTAGATAGTGCAGATCAGTTTGTTCCTCAACCTCCATATCAATTCAGCATGGAGAAAGGTAGTCCATTTTATAAAGAGATTATGGAAGTGTATGAGGTAGTTAAAAATGCTAACTCTGAGGAGAAGGAAATTGCTTCTTTTTGGGATTGTAATCCTTATGTGATGAATGTAACAGGCCATGTTATGTTCGCGACTAAAAAAATAACTCCTGGTGGACATTGGATGGGAATCACAAAAATAGCAGCTAAAGCACATGATTCTGATTTAATGGAAAGTAGTTATGCTTATGCAAAAACAACAATTGCTCTTGCAGATGCTTTTATTGCTTGTTGGGATGAGAAATATAGGTCTAATTTAATAAGGCCTGAGACCATCATCAATAGAAGAATTGATGAAGATTGGACCCCAACTTTACAAACTCCCCCTTTTCCTGAATATACGAGTGGTCATAGTGTGATTTCTACAGCTGCAGCTAATGCTTTGACTGATGTTTATGGTGATAATTTTCATTTTGTAGACAGTACTGAACAAAAATATGGCTTACCATCTAGAGAATTTGATTCATTTATGGAAGCTTCCAGAGAGGCTGCTATGAGTAGATTATATGGAGGAATTCACTACCGTAAGGCCATTGAAGAAGGTATTTGGCAAGGTCAGCAAGTTGCACAGGAGATTAGAAAAAAAATAACTTTTAGAGAAAATAATTCAATAGCAATTAAATAA
- a CDS encoding VCBS repeat-containing protein — protein sequence MYRINLFFITSLFITFLFFGCNDSNQQESIQSKTNSTFVLLDSTHTGISFLNRVENKDNFNIFSYRNFYNGGGVGIIDINNDGLQDILFTGNQVSNRLYLNKGNFQFEDITDKAGIKGYGGWSTGVSIVDINQDGFKDIYISNAGYEADQKPFNELFINNGDNTFTEKAKEYGLDDDGYSTHAAFFDYDGDGDLDVYILNNSFIPVNTLNNSNKRDLYAEDWNVKDFVKGGGDKLLRNDNGNFIDVSKEAGIYGSLIGFGLGVTVGDINGDQLQDIYVSNDFFERDYIYINQGDGTFSEDSKKWMGHMSLASMGADLADINNDGYPEIFTTEMIPETDQLIKQKLQFEDFNTYQLKLRRDFYHQYMHNALQLNTGESFQEIAWYANVAQSDWSWGALMFDANMDGLNDIFVCNGVYQDVTDADFMDFFANEVVQKMVLTGKKDKMEDVLKKMPSNAQINKLFINTGDLQFDDREKEMGLGQKTFSNGAAYADLNNDGSLDLIVNNLNQLSSIYKSNAKTDSTHFLKVALAYQKPNIDGIGTKVQLYADGNQFYRQMMPSRGFQSSVDYNLHFGLGSINSIDSIKITWPNNLISAIYNAPIDTLLNIQFESLDKLEQAVPGKMSINSEEYFTQVNHDFISHEEDQHVDYYYEGLIMRMLSKEGPVHEVLDLDGDGLEDVVIGGAKGQNTQLYFQRNNGSFQQQNLEDNEFEVTAIHAFDANQDGRLDLYFGYGGNFQSKDYPVYHDKLYVQSSIRSFKIKENSIPETGNNTSVVLSFDYDEDGDQDLFIGSRSVPQEYGQSPKSYLLENDGNGIFKDMTIRRAKELDGLGMVTDAVLVDLNKNGNQNLIIVGEWMGIEIFEIEGRQIKKVENKELSNSKGWWNTVKTGDFNNDGLMDLVVGNRGDNFYFSATNELPVKIWLEDFDSNGDRDKILTRTIGGRDMPIQQKGEMISQLPALKKQNLKYEDYSKKSIQELLGNEVIQNADYKEVNTFRTKILINKGGGSFSEAQLPAQVQFSAIHSIQLLDINKDGYLDLILAGNESDFKPQFGKLDANDGLILFGDGKGNFALNSKLKSLMIDGNVRDMNLISIQGQEHLLIGRNNDTSILFKMN from the coding sequence ATGTATAGAATCAATCTATTTTTTATTACTTCTTTATTCATAACTTTTCTTTTTTTCGGCTGTAATGATTCAAATCAACAGGAATCAATTCAATCAAAAACGAATTCCACTTTTGTACTTCTAGATTCAACTCATACTGGTATTTCATTTTTAAACAGGGTTGAAAATAAAGATAACTTTAACATTTTCTCTTATCGTAATTTCTACAATGGAGGAGGGGTTGGCATTATTGATATCAATAATGATGGCCTTCAAGATATTTTATTTACTGGAAATCAGGTAAGTAATAGATTATACTTAAATAAAGGAAATTTTCAATTCGAAGACATTACTGATAAAGCAGGTATCAAAGGCTATGGTGGCTGGAGTACAGGTGTTAGCATTGTTGATATTAATCAAGATGGTTTTAAAGATATATACATCAGTAATGCTGGGTATGAGGCAGATCAAAAACCCTTCAATGAATTATTTATCAATAATGGAGATAATACCTTCACAGAAAAAGCCAAAGAATATGGATTAGATGATGATGGGTATTCTACCCACGCTGCTTTTTTTGATTATGATGGAGATGGAGACTTAGACGTTTATATTCTCAACAATTCATTTATTCCAGTAAATACTTTAAATAATAGTAATAAAAGAGATCTTTATGCTGAAGATTGGAATGTAAAAGACTTTGTAAAAGGAGGGGGAGATAAACTATTAAGAAATGATAACGGAAACTTTATTGATGTAAGTAAAGAGGCGGGAATTTATGGTTCTTTAATTGGTTTTGGACTTGGAGTAACGGTTGGTGACATTAATGGAGATCAATTGCAGGATATTTATGTATCGAATGACTTTTTTGAAAGAGATTATATCTACATCAATCAAGGAGACGGAACTTTTTCAGAAGATAGTAAAAAGTGGATGGGGCATATGAGCTTGGCTTCTATGGGAGCTGATTTAGCCGATATTAATAATGATGGTTATCCAGAAATATTTACAACTGAAATGATTCCTGAAACAGACCAGTTGATAAAGCAGAAATTGCAATTCGAAGATTTTAATACTTACCAACTTAAATTAAGAAGAGATTTTTATCACCAGTACATGCATAATGCACTACAACTTAATACGGGTGAATCATTCCAAGAAATTGCTTGGTATGCCAATGTCGCTCAGTCTGATTGGAGTTGGGGAGCACTTATGTTTGACGCAAACATGGATGGCTTAAATGATATTTTCGTTTGTAATGGGGTATATCAAGATGTAACCGATGCAGACTTCATGGATTTCTTCGCAAATGAAGTAGTGCAAAAAATGGTCCTTACAGGCAAAAAGGATAAAATGGAAGATGTGCTAAAAAAGATGCCTAGTAATGCGCAAATCAATAAACTTTTCATAAATACTGGAGACTTACAATTTGATGATAGAGAAAAGGAAATGGGCCTTGGCCAAAAAACATTTTCCAATGGCGCAGCTTATGCAGATTTAAACAATGATGGCAGCCTTGACCTTATTGTGAATAATTTAAATCAACTTTCCAGTATTTATAAAAGCAATGCCAAAACTGATAGTACACATTTTTTGAAAGTAGCACTAGCTTATCAAAAACCTAATATTGATGGAATAGGAACAAAGGTTCAGCTGTATGCTGATGGTAATCAATTTTATAGACAAATGATGCCAAGCAGAGGTTTCCAATCTTCAGTAGATTATAATTTACATTTCGGATTAGGTTCAATCAATTCGATTGATTCTATTAAAATTACTTGGCCTAATAATTTAATTAGCGCAATATATAATGCACCAATTGATACTCTATTGAATATTCAATTTGAATCCTTAGATAAACTAGAGCAGGCAGTTCCAGGAAAGATGTCAATAAATTCTGAAGAATACTTCACTCAAGTAAATCATGATTTTATAAGTCATGAAGAAGATCAGCATGTTGATTATTATTATGAAGGTTTAATCATGAGAATGCTTTCTAAGGAAGGACCAGTTCATGAAGTGCTTGATTTAGACGGTGATGGCTTAGAAGATGTAGTGATAGGAGGTGCAAAAGGTCAAAATACACAGTTATATTTCCAACGTAATAATGGCAGTTTTCAACAGCAAAATTTAGAAGATAATGAATTTGAAGTAACTGCAATTCATGCTTTTGATGCAAATCAAGATGGAAGATTAGATTTATACTTTGGATATGGTGGGAATTTTCAATCAAAGGATTACCCAGTATATCATGATAAACTATATGTTCAGTCATCAATTAGATCATTTAAAATCAAAGAAAATTCCATACCAGAGACAGGAAATAATACATCAGTAGTATTGAGTTTTGATTATGATGAAGATGGAGACCAGGATTTATTTATTGGAAGTAGATCCGTGCCCCAAGAATATGGACAAAGTCCTAAAAGTTATTTACTCGAAAATGATGGGAATGGAATTTTTAAAGATATGACCATCAGAAGAGCCAAAGAGTTAGATGGTTTAGGGATGGTTACTGATGCAGTTTTAGTTGATTTGAATAAAAATGGAAATCAAAATTTGATAATTGTAGGAGAATGGATGGGTATTGAAATATTCGAGATTGAAGGTAGACAAATTAAGAAAGTTGAAAATAAAGAACTATCCAATTCTAAAGGTTGGTGGAATACAGTTAAAACTGGAGATTTTAATAATGATGGCTTGATGGATCTAGTGGTGGGGAACAGAGGTGATAATTTCTATTTTTCAGCTACTAATGAGCTGCCAGTAAAAATATGGCTTGAAGATTTTGACTCAAATGGAGACCGAGACAAAATATTGACTAGGACTATTGGAGGTAGAGATATGCCAATACAACAAAAGGGTGAAATGATTAGTCAATTACCAGCATTGAAAAAGCAGAATTTGAAATACGAAGACTACAGTAAAAAGTCTATACAAGAATTACTAGGTAATGAGGTGATTCAAAATGCTGATTATAAAGAAGTCAATACATTCCGAACTAAAATATTGATCAATAAAGGTGGCGGTAGTTTCAGTGAAGCTCAACTCCCAGCTCAAGTTCAATTTTCTGCCATACATTCTATTCAGCTTTTAGACATTAATAAGGATGGTTATCTTGATTTAATATTAGCAGGTAACGAAAGTGATTTTAAACCACAATTTGGAAAATTAGATGCGAATGATGGGTTAATTTTATTCGGTGATGGTAAAGGTAATTTTGCCCTTAATTCTAAGCTTAAGAGTCTAATGATTGATGGGAATGTGAGAGATATGAATTTAATTTCAATTCAAGGTCAAGAACATCTACTCATTGGCAGAAATAATGATACTTCGATCTTATTCAAAATGAATTAA